Proteins from one Crocosphaera subtropica ATCC 51142 genomic window:
- a CDS encoding DUF4760 domain-containing protein yields MNRSTGQISRLEFQITLTIGLIVSLGISIIIGAYFSVTQNKTLEEKKEARETISFIAGILGAGLGIVSAFYAVDSISRNSQTSKINRAINIISEWNNIDFQDYKDVLGELRSKTQQLKKNNGENASEAEKGYIINEIIESDFGYVGKILGYLNFLEYVSLLVETNCVDEDMIYEYFVVIFIKADDLLGLWIKQRQKDSNNYKIYDQFIKVTNKWRLRYEK; encoded by the coding sequence ATGAATAGAAGCACTGGACAGATTTCAAGACTTGAATTTCAAATAACATTAACAATTGGTTTAATAGTCTCACTGGGAATATCTATTATTATAGGAGCCTACTTTTCAGTCACTCAAAATAAAACATTAGAAGAAAAAAAAGAAGCAAGAGAAACAATATCTTTTATCGCAGGTATTCTAGGTGCTGGACTGGGAATTGTAAGTGCTTTTTATGCTGTTGATTCTATATCAAGAAATAGTCAAACCAGTAAGATTAATCGAGCTATTAATATTATCTCAGAGTGGAATAATATTGATTTTCAAGATTATAAAGACGTATTAGGAGAATTAAGAAGTAAAACTCAACAACTCAAAAAAAATAATGGAGAAAATGCAAGTGAAGCAGAAAAAGGATATATAATAAATGAAATTATAGAAAGTGATTTTGGATATGTAGGAAAAATACTTGGATACCTTAATTTTCTAGAATATGTTTCATTATTGGTAGAGACAAATTGTGTAGATGAAGACATGATATATGAATATTTTGTTGTTATTTTTATCAAGGCAGATGATTTATTAGGATTATGGATAAAACAAAGACAAAAAGATTCAAACAATTACAAAATATATGATCAATTTATTAAAGTTACTAATAAATGGAGATTAAGATATGAGAAATAA
- a CDS encoding PEP-CTERM sorting domain-containing protein yields MFPKTGELVEQLKFVIPVGTQFLVNDLTANNVDISLCTSTCEEVPFWMTNDGKIDPAISGFGFKDDPAGGTYDASSITTQKAPEPGTILGLLAISGLGLGLKRKKQS; encoded by the coding sequence ATGTTTCCAAAAACAGGTGAATTAGTAGAACAACTAAAATTTGTTATTCCAGTAGGAACTCAGTTTCTTGTTAACGATTTAACTGCTAATAATGTTGATATATCTTTGTGTACATCAACTTGTGAGGAAGTTCCTTTCTGGATGACAAACGACGGCAAAATAGATCCTGCTATTAGTGGTTTTGGATTTAAAGATGATCCAGCAGGTGGAACTTATGATGCGTCATCAATTACTACGCAAAAAGCCCCTGAACCTGGTACTATTCTCGGACTTCTTGCTATCAGTGGTTTAGGTTTAGGATTAAAACGCAAAAAGCAATCATAA
- the mobQ gene encoding MobQ family relaxase, whose product MAIYHLNAKIISRSNGQSATEAAAYRAAEKIHDLRIGETFNYTRKKGVYATEILTPHNAPNWMADRSQLWNAAELFEKRSNSRTAREFDIALPTELTHPQKQELVRNFAQDNFVDKGLVADLAFHEINTHNPHVHIMITTRIVDENGLGAKDRSLDKKDFLLKLRESWATYTNDALESIGSSEKIDHRSLKEQNISRIPQIHLGANVAAMMKRGIATERGDEYLEIKTTNEQIEALEKQLVTVENSIKSETLLIQNSSAKNSSLLTVDADADIDKTTLELSQNLTTHRINNDGDERERSEDSEADLTAELRRINEAVIESNRQADENRQRLQDLSNRLGNDGRKTRKSRKSTQQKRPTSSSKSQTSSEQFNLPDKRTERKLSSHLEGSTVRETGNQKTPRQRDNVPSPNSPKIDRTDSDNLQSRNLDVNQTPSPQQSPTGENQRTSQQHRNQAQSNGEKQSLTPEQRQQDFNNVIVVSTAIRLMRYVKAKPKNGFSTYEGKRYIFKLSTDKQTMELHAKDGRGLIFERKDGKVTANLTDEDRKMIHDVDSQISQRIAQLQRDFEQREKQRCRGRGFSR is encoded by the coding sequence ATGGCTATCTACCATCTCAATGCCAAAATAATATCCCGTAGTAATGGACAGTCAGCTACCGAAGCGGCTGCCTATCGTGCTGCTGAAAAAATACATGATCTACGCATCGGCGAAACCTTCAATTACACCCGTAAAAAAGGTGTGTATGCTACCGAAATCTTAACCCCACATAATGCCCCTAATTGGATGGCAGATCGTTCTCAACTTTGGAACGCAGCCGAACTCTTTGAAAAACGTTCTAACTCTCGTACCGCTAGAGAATTTGACATCGCTCTCCCCACTGAACTTACCCACCCCCAAAAGCAAGAATTAGTCAGAAACTTTGCTCAAGATAACTTTGTCGATAAGGGGCTAGTTGCGGATCTCGCTTTTCATGAAATAAATACCCATAATCCTCACGTCCACATCATGATTACCACCAGAATTGTCGATGAAAATGGACTAGGAGCTAAAGATAGATCCTTAGATAAAAAAGACTTTTTATTGAAGCTTAGAGAAAGTTGGGCAACCTATACAAACGATGCTTTAGAAAGTATCGGTAGTTCTGAAAAAATAGATCATCGAAGCTTAAAAGAACAAAACATTTCTCGCATACCTCAGATTCATTTAGGGGCAAATGTAGCAGCTATGATGAAACGAGGCATCGCTACAGAACGAGGTGACGAATATTTAGAAATTAAAACCACAAACGAGCAAATCGAAGCCCTCGAAAAACAATTAGTTACCGTAGAAAATAGTATCAAATCTGAAACGCTTCTCATTCAAAACTCCTCAGCAAAAAACTCATCTCTGCTAACAGTTGATGCTGATGCAGACATCGATAAAACAACGTTAGAATTATCTCAAAACTTGACGACTCACAGGATAAATAATGATGGAGATGAACGGGAACGGTCAGAAGATTCAGAAGCCGATCTCACAGCAGAGCTACGAAGAATTAACGAAGCTGTTATCGAGTCTAATCGACAAGCAGATGAAAACCGACAGCGATTACAAGACCTTAGTAACCGTCTTGGAAACGATGGCAGAAAAACTCGAAAATCTAGAAAATCAACTCAACAAAAACGACCAACTTCATCATCAAAATCTCAAACAAGTTCAGAGCAATTTAACCTACCTGATAAACGAACTGAACGAAAATTATCGTCTCATTTGGAAGGCAGCACAGTACGAGAAACAGGAAACCAAAAAACACCTCGACAACGTGATAATGTTCCGTCCCCTAACTCTCCTAAAATTGATAGGACTGATTCTGATAACCTCCAGTCTCGGAACTTGGATGTTAATCAAACTCCTTCCCCCCAACAGTCACCAACTGGAGAAAATCAACGGACGAGTCAACAACATCGAAATCAAGCTCAATCGAATGGAGAAAAACAGTCCTTAACCCCTGAACAACGTCAACAGGACTTCAATAACGTGATAGTTGTTTCGACTGCTATTCGCTTAATGCGTTATGTCAAAGCCAAACCTAAAAACGGTTTTAGCACTTATGAAGGGAAACGCTACATTTTCAAGCTTTCAACTGATAAACAAACTATGGAGTTACACGCCAAAGATGGACGGGGCTTAATCTTTGAACGGAAAGACGGCAAAGTAACAGCTAATTTAACCGATGAGGATAGAAAAATGATTCACGATGTTGACTCACAAATTAGCCAGCGCATCGCTCAATTACAACGCGATTTTGAACAACGAGAAAAGCAACGTTGTCGGGGTCGGGGTTTTTCTCGTTGA
- a CDS encoding ribosomal protein L7/L12: protein MTKKLEKLLEQREKINARIQKARARETAQKRKEDTRRKILLGALVIEMMDKGELDDGVIMKRLEGFLTRDIDRKLFDFPVQGDSDSTETTSDKKPTSSKKTTESKGAKKGSSASQSSEGKIADLIRTEVEGSSVEIILEEYPSDQKMAILRTVREVTNLGLKEAKDLIESTPCVIHKTTQSSADGAKKKLEKFGAKVSLKVDS, encoded by the coding sequence ATGACTAAAAAGTTAGAAAAATTACTAGAGCAACGGGAGAAGATTAACGCACGGATACAGAAGGCGAGAGCGAGGGAGACAGCACAGAAAAGGAAGGAAGATACGAGACGAAAGATTTTACTAGGGGCGTTGGTGATAGAGATGATGGATAAGGGGGAATTAGATGATGGGGTTATTATGAAAAGATTAGAGGGATTTTTGACGAGAGATATTGATAGAAAGTTGTTTGATTTTCCTGTACAGGGAGATAGTGATTCAACGGAAACGACATCAGATAAAAAGCCTACATCTTCTAAGAAAACTACTGAGTCAAAGGGGGCTAAGAAGGGGTCAAGTGCGTCTCAAAGTAGTGAGGGAAAAATAGCTGATTTAATTAGAACAGAAGTAGAGGGATCATCGGTTGAGATTATTTTAGAAGAGTACCCTTCAGATCAGAAAATGGCTATTCTCAGAACAGTGAGAGAAGTTACTAACTTAGGACTTAAAGAGGCCAAAGATTTAATTGAGTCAACACCTTGTGTAATTCACAAAACGACTCAATCATCAGCTGATGGTGCTAAGAAAAAATTAGAGAAGTTTGGGGCTAAGGTGAGTTTAAAAGTTGATAGTTAA
- a CDS encoding tyrosine-type recombinase/integrase, which yields MMNLKEQSKEKFLTTEEIQVLFNDGFTSEQERVFFGVMLFTGCHLHEACALETADVYDESGLVRDGIIIRNKNTLKTRIIPVCEPLRKLLSKYSLNRQERYLFPEESGGHIQSKTASRILKKACEKVGLLNVDTNIFRKTMVAQMMNRKTPFIS from the coding sequence ATGATGAATTTAAAGGAACAGAGTAAAGAAAAATTTTTAACGACTGAAGAGATTCAAGTTTTGTTCAACGATGGATTCACCAGTGAACAAGAGCGGGTTTTCTTTGGGGTTATGTTGTTTACGGGCTGTCATTTACATGAAGCTTGTGCCTTAGAAACGGCTGATGTTTATGATGAATCTGGTTTGGTTAGGGATGGGATCATTATTAGGAATAAGAATACCTTAAAAACAAGAATCATCCCCGTGTGTGAACCATTAAGGAAACTGTTGAGCAAATACAGTTTAAATCGTCAGGAACGTTACTTATTTCCTGAAGAGTCAGGGGGACATATTCAGTCTAAAACTGCGTCTAGAATCTTGAAAAAAGCCTGTGAAAAAGTGGGTCTTCTTAACGTTGATACCAATATTTTTAGAAAAACAATGGTTGCTCAAATGATGAATAGGAAAACCCCTTTTATATCATAG